A window of Myxococcales bacterium genomic DNA:
CGAGGCGCGCGTGGCGGCATGGTCTCGCGAAGTCCTCTACGTTCGGCCGTCCTTGTTCTTTATCGACGACAAGAGCGAGGTCGGTGAAGGTGATCTCGAGCAGTGGCTTGCGTTTCACTTGGCCGCGCCGGCCGCGGCGCGCGCCGGAGAGCCCGGCACCTTCGACGCGGGCCCCGCCGACCGCTTCGCGGGCACGCTCGCCGTCGTGAAGCCCGCCGGGGCGACGTTCCGTACCGTCGACCTCTACGATCGAAAGCGGGTGACTCGCGTCGAAGCGCGCCCGTCAAACGCCGAGCGCGCGCAGCGTTGGCTCACGGTGCTCGACGCCTCGGGGACGGGCCCGGGAGCGGCGAAGATCCAGCCGCTCGACGGCGGTGTTCACGGAGCGACGGCCGAGGTGGGTGACCAATCGACGACCTTCGTAGCGGCGCCTCATGCGTCCCGAGCGACCTACAGGGCCAAGACCGGCACGCATTACGTGAGCAATCTCGCGCCCAAACAGGACTTCAAGATCGCGGCGACTTTGTCCGGCGACGCGGTCTCCGTGGTCGTCGAGCCGGGCGGCTCCGCCAAGAGCAGCGATGCGGGCGTCCTCGCGTTCCGTGTTGGGCGCGATGGACAGGTCACGGCAGGGGCGAAATAGACGCCCGGCCTTGGGGCCGTTGGGCGTTGAAAAGCGCAGGCGTTCGGCGATAAGGTGCGCGCGCGCGCCCGCACGATCTCGGCGCGAGGAGACGACGACCATGCTTCGAACCACGCTTCGTGTGCTTTCCTGGCCTGCAACGCTCGCGTTGCTTGCATCCCCTGTTGCCTGCGGCGCTCTGAAGAACGTCCCCGGCGCCGATGCGATCCCCGGCGGGGCCGCCAGCTGCCCCGACACGTCGAGCGCCGAGGCCATCGCCAAGTACGACTTCGTGGGCGGCTTCAAGCTCAGCGCGGAGAACGCCACGAAGCTCAAGGTCGGCCTCCAGTCGGCCATCGAGATCAAGGCCTTCGCCGACAAGGTCGACGCCGATCTGAAGGTCGCCTGCGGCGGCCTCGCCAAGGACCTCGGCGCCACGGGCGAGTTCAAGACGGCTGAGGAGGCCTGCAAGGCCGCCGGCAAAGCCATGGGCGACGTCAAGGCGAAGCTCGGTGGCAAGGCCAGCATCACCCTCGACGTGAAGCCGCCCGTCTGCTCGGCGTCGATGAACGCCATGGCCGACTGCGCCGGCAAGTGCGACGCGAACATCAAGCCCGGCTCGGCCAAGGTCGAGTGCGAGCCCGGCAAGCTCTCCGGCTCCTGCGACGCGAAGTGCGAAGGCAGCTGCGACATGAAGGCCGCCGCCAAGTGCGACGGCTCCTGCTCCGGCTCCTGCGACGCCCAGATGAAGGGCTCCTGCAGCGGCAAGTGCAACGGCAAGTGCGACGGCAAGGACTCGAAGGGTGCAAGCTGCACGGGTACCTGCGACGGCAAGTGCGAAGGCGGCTCCATCCAGGGCGAGTGCAAGGGCTCCTGCGGCGGAAGCTGCAAACTCAACGCGTCGGCCAAGTGCGAAGGCACCTGCACCGGCAAGTGCTCCGCCGAGTTCAAGGAGCCCAAGTGCACCGGCGAGGTCAAGCCGCCGGAGATGAGCGCCGATTGCAAGGCCAAGTGCAACGTCGACGTGCAGGCGAAGGCCGAGTGCACGCCGGCGATGGTCGCGCTCCGCATCAGCGGCGCGGCCGACGCGAAGGTCGCCGAGCAGTTCAAGGTCTCTGTCGAGAAGCACCTCCCGGCGATCCTCAAGGTCGCCATCGGCATCGGCGAAAACGGCGCGAAGATGGCCGGCCAAGTCGGTGAGCTCGTCGGCGCCGTCGAAGGCAGCGTCAAGGGCATGGTCTCCGGCGGCGGCGCCTCCGGCGCGATGCTCGGCGGCAAGCTCGCGGCGTGCGTCGCGGCTCCCTTCAAGGGCGCCATCGACGCCTCGGCGAACCTCAAGGCGAACATCAACGTGTCCGTCGACGTGAAGGCGAGCGCGTCCGGGTCCGCTTCCGCGGGCGGCAAGACCGGCTGAGCGCGAGCGCCTTGCGTGACGAGGAGGCAGTCCCCGCGGGGGCTGCCTTCTCGCTTTTTGTGCGAGCGCGACGCGCCGCCCCTTGAGAGACCTCGCGCTCAGCTCGTCGCGAGCAAGCCCTTCAAGCGCGCCGGCTCGACGCGGTACTCCTTGCGGCAGTAGTCGCACATCATCTCGAGCACCTCGCCGCGCGAGTAGAGCTCCTGGATGTCAGCCTTCGAGAGCGACGCGAGGCTCGCAAGGATTCGCTCGTCGGAGCAGTTGCAGCCGAAGCGAACGCTCGAATCGCCGACCGGCGAGAACGGCATGCCGTAGAGGATCTCGCTGGCGAGGTGGACCGGGTCGCCCTCGCCCTTCTGGAGGAGCTCCGCCACGCGCTCGAAATCGCGAAGCCGCTCGGTCATGACCATGAGCGGGCCGCGCCCCACTTCGGGGAGCAGCTGGACGATGTAGCCGCCAGCCTCGACGAGCTGGTCTTTGGCGAAGACGGCGCCAACCGAGATCATCGAGACGACTTGCTCGCTCGTCTGCATGTACGTCATGAGGGCGCCGGAGATGTCTCCGGACGACGGGACCTCCACGACGCCTTGGAGAAGACCGCCGTTGTGAACGGAGCGAGCGACCTGCAAGAGCGCCTTTGCCGTCGGGAACGTTCCGTCTTCCGACGCCCGCAGGAGACCCCGCGTGGAGCCGTCGGGATGAGCGTCGGCGACCATGCTGCACTTGTGATCCGTCGACTGCATGATCACCTGGACGCGAAGGTCCGGCGACATGGTCTCGCGCATCAGGATGGCGCCCGTCAGGAGGTCTGCGAAGGCAGGCCCTGCGCGCCCCGCCTTCTGCGCCTCGATGGCCGCCCGCACGGTGTCGGTCGTTCGCGCAGTGACGACGCGAAACGCGCCGTCATCGGTCATGGCCCGGTAGACCCGATCCTCGCGCGGTGCCTGGCTGAGGGCTGCCACCTTCATCCCGTCCCCGGAGCCTAGCAGGCTCCTCGCGACCTCGTCCGTTCGACTCATGTGCGCCGCCCCCCTACTCGGGGGAACGCCGGCAGTTTTGCGCCTTTGAGACGGCTTTGGGGGTTCCCCAATGGCACCCGGATCCTTAGACTGAGGCCCGACTGAATGGCCATTCAGTCACCAAGGAGTGCGCCGTGACCAAGCCCGTCCCCACCATCAATCGTTACAAGGCGGATATCCGGGAGTTCAACTTCCTCGCCTTCGAGCAGTTCAACCTCGCAGCGGTGCTCGGCAACGCGCCCTTCGAAGCTTGGGCCGAGGACACGGTGCGGACGTCCTTCGACGAGTGCTACCGCTGGGTGAAAGAGGTGACCGGCCCGCTGAACGCCATCGGCGACGCGGAAGGAACGCGCCTCGACGACAAGGGCGGCGTCGTCACCCCGCACGGCTTCAAAGATGCTTGGAAGAAGCTCTACGAGTCCGGCTGGCGACAGATCGGAACCAACCCCGAGTATGGCGGTGCCGGCGCGCCGCACACCGTTCAGGTCCTCGTCGAGGAGCTCCTCAGCGGCTCCAACGCGGCCTTCAACATGTACCCAGGCCTCGCGCGCGGAGCCGCCGAGGTCATCGAGTCGTTCGGTACGCCGGAGCAGAAGGCGCTCTACTGCCCGCGCATGTACAACGGCGAGTGGGGCGGCACGATGTGCCTCACCGAGCCCCACGCCGGCAGCGACGTCGGCGCCGCGAGCACCAAGGCTAAGCGCAACGACGACGGAAGCTACGCCATCAGCGGGACGAAGATCTTCATCTCCGGCGGCGATCACGACATGGCGAGCAACGTCGTCCACCTGGTGCTGGCTCGCGTCGACGGCGCGCCGCCCGGCACCAAGGGTCTCACGCTCTTCATTGTCCCAAAGCTTCGCCCCAACGCCGACGGCACCTTGGCCGAGTCCAACGACGTGGCCGTGGCGGCGCTCGAGCACAAGATGGGCATCAACGGCTCGTCGACCTGCGTCCTCAATTTTGGCGACAACGGCAAGTGCATCGGCTGGCCCGTCGGCGGCGAGCAGAAGCTCAACCAGGGCATGCCGCAGATGTTCCGCATGATGAACGGCGCGCGCATCGCCGTCGGCATTCAAGGAGTCTCGGTCGCCTCGGCGGCCTACCTCAACGCCCTCGAATACGCGAAGGACCGCAAGCAGGGGGCCGCCATCACGCACTGGAAGGACGCCACCGCGCCGCGCGTGTCGATCCTTCAGCACGTCGACGTGCGGCGCATGCTGCTCGACATGAAGGCTCGCGTCGAAGGCATCCGAGCGCTCGCCGTCAAGCTCGCGTGGCACATCGACATGAACGCGGTGCTCAAGGGCAAAGACGAGACGAAGGCCGCGTACCACCAGGGCCAGGTCGACCTCCTCGTTCCGCTCGTGAAGGCCTACGGCTCGGACCAAGCCTTCCGCGTCTGCGAGACGGCGATTCAGACCTACGGCGGCGCCGGCTACACGAGGGACTACCCCGTCGAGCAATATTGCCGCGACTCGAAGATCTTCTCGATCTACGAGGGCACCAATCACATCCAAGCCATGGACCTCGTGGGCCGCAAGCTCCCGCAGGCTGGCGGCGCCAACCTTCAGGCGTTCCTCGGCGACATCGCCGCCTTCGTGGGCAAGCACAGTGACCACCCGTCGCTCGGCGCGGGCGTGAAGCAGCTCGCGGCGGCGCAAGAGGCGCTCGCCGGCTCCTCGATGAAGCTTCTCATGTGGTTCCAGTCGGGCCAGATGGAGATGGTTCCGCTCTACGCGAACCGCTTCCTCGAGATGATGAGCGAGACGTGCGTCGCGTGGCTCCTCCTCGAAGGCGCAGTCATCGCGGAAGAGGCCAAGAAGAAGCTCGCCAAGGAGCACGTCGACTTCGCGTTCTACACGGGCAAGACCCACGCGGCGCTCTACTACGCGCGCAGCGTCCTTCCCGGCGTCGAGATGCGCGCGAAGCAGATGGCCGTTGAGGACAAGAGCCCCATCGATATCCCCGACGACGCCTTCGCAACGGTCTGAAGCCCCGACGGCGGCCGCCGCGAGGAGAAAAAAATACGGAGAGCCGCCGACGCATCCCTTTACTTGAGCGCGCCATCGGCGAAACTGACGGGATGCGTTCTCGGCTGCTGTTCCCTTCGGGCCTGCTCGCGCTCGCGGCGCTCGTTCTCATTCACTGCGACAAGAAGTCTGAGGCGCCGGTCGCCGAGAAGGCAGCGCCACAAGCGGCCTCCGCCAGCCCGGCCGCGGCGCCGCCGGCCGCTCCCCCCTCCCCCTCCACCGCGCAGCAAGAGCCGGCCCCCACGGCGGCCGTGACGCCGGCGCCTTCGGCGAGCGGAGCCCTGCCGGCGAAGACCGAAAAGGCAGGCCTCGCCAAGCTAGACGTGGGCAAGGGCGACAAGGACAAGAACGTGCCCGCCACCGCGGGGAGCGCTGCGCCCGCGACGGCAGCCCCCACGGCGCCGCCCGTCCGCTTCCAGCACTCCACCGCGCTCTACACGCTCGACGCGAGCCCGCCGGCCTCTTGCAAGGCTGGCGCGGCCTGTGAGGTGGTCGTGCGGCTCGAGGCCAAGGGCGCTTATCACATCAACAAGGAGTACCCCTACAAGCTCAAGGCGCAGCCAAGCGACGGCGTAGCGTTCGCCAACACCGACGGCACCTTCAGCAAGGCGAGCGGTGACTTTTCGCAACAAGGCGAGAGCGTCGGCTTGCTCAAGGTTCGCTTCACCGGCCAGGCACCTGGCCAAGCGAAGGTGCGTGGAGTCTACAAGTTTAGCGTCTGCTCCGAATCCGATTGCAAGCTCGACCAGGCCGAGGTCGCCTTCGAGACACCGATCCGCTGAGTCGCTCCCTTGACCGACCGGGCTCCGACGTGCGCCGCGAACTGTAAAGAAACATGGGGCTTGGGCGCGCCGCGATTGACGCAGCCGCGGGTCGACCCCAAGAGTCTCGCGAGATGAGAAGCGTTATCGTCCTCGCGCTGGGCGCTGTCGTCGCGGCGCTGTCTGCGTGCAATGGCACCGGCGATCCCACAGGGGCCACTTGCCCCCCGAACTCGACGTTGACGTACGAGACGTTCGGCAAGGCCTTCTTTGCGGCCAACTGCGACGCGTGCCACGGCGCGGGCGGCGATACGCAGCCTCGCCTTTCGAGCCAGGAGACCATCCGCCGCCAGAACGACGACGTCGACAAGGCCGCCGCGAAGGGCCCCAACGCGACCAACACGTACATGCCAGACGGGCGCAGCGTCGACGACGAAGAGCGCCGGAAGCTCGGTGAGTGGCTCGCCTGCGGCGCGCCTTAGCGGCGGCGATGCTGCTTACCGTGGCTATTTGACGTCGACCGATAGGCCGAAGGTCCCGCCCTTCGCTTTGACCGCATCGACGATCACGACATAGTCGCCAGCGGGCACGTTCGTGAGCGTGAGGGTAGACGACGCGCCCTGGTCGTCGTCGTTGCAACCGAGCGCGACGGTGCCGGCGCTCGCGCAGGTTGGCACCAGGTAGATGGATGTGTCGAAGTCGGTCTCGGGGAGAGCCGTCGAAAGCGTCAGCGAGCTTGCGGGCGACGCGAGGTGAAGCTTCAGGGCCGCCTCGGGGCGACCCGTTGCGTCGCCTGTCACGCAGCCTTGCGGCGCGTCCCAGAGGCTCGCCCCTTCCACCTTCCCAAAGACGACGGTCGCGCCCTTCGCCGGGTCAAGGACCGGCGCTCCACCACACTTCGTGTTCTTGAGCGTCGCGACGGCAGCGCACGTGTTCGTCGCCGTCGCGAGCCCCGGGGCGCAAGCAGCACCCGCGGCGCACACATCGAAGCCCGCGAAGTCGCACGCTTGCCCGATCGCGCGCACGGGCCTCACGCTTACCGACGTCGTCGTCTTGGGCCCCGCGTGCCCGTGCTCGTCGGTCGCCACGACGGCGATCTTCGGCACCTTCGCGTCAAAGCCCACGATCGGCTCGCTCACGAGGAAGAACTGTCCTCCCTCTGCGGCGCCGATGGCGTCGATGGGAAAGCCCCCGCTGAACCCGCTGCCATCACCGATGAGGTCCACGGACTTTGGATTGCCTGCGGCGTCGAGGAACTCGATGGCGAGCCCCGCAAGGTCGTCGTCGGGCTCGCTTCCGCGAAACAACATCCTCGGCTGCGCGCCGCCGAAGTAGGCGGTCTTGGTGAGCGTCGGAGCGACACCAGCGACGCATTTTGCCGTGGCGCCCGAACACGAGAGGCCATCGGCGCAGCGGTCGGCGATTTTGGCGACGTCGCAGAAGTCGAACTCTTCGCGAACGGGCTGGACAGCGAGGCTCGCGGTGAGCGGCTGCGAGCGGGCGCCCGTCGCGTCCTCGAGCATCGCCACCACCTTCGCGATCGTGGACTGCCCCGGCGCGTACACGGAGGGAATCGTCACGACGCCAGTGAAGGTCGCCTTCCCGAGCGCGCTTGTCTCGAACCGGAATCGCTTCTCGGAGGCGTCGGCCACGCCGTCCCAGTTGGTGTCGAGGGCGATGACCGGCGCGTCTTGCGAGTCGAGCATGCGAAGGACCACGCTGGTGGTTCGCTTGTCCTTGTCGGCGCCGTTCAAGGAGACGCGGAGCGCATCGCCGCGACGCCCAACGTTTCGGACGCTGAGCGACGTCACGCTGAGACTTGCGCTCACGACGACGTCGGGGCCTGCGTCGGCGGGGGTCTTCGCGTCGGTGGCGCCATCCACGGGCGTGGAGTTCGGACCGCCGCCATCGACCGGCGAGACGGTCGCGTCCACCGCGCCGCCGTCAACCGGCACCGTCGTGGCCTCACCGTCGAGCGACGGTGGCGCGGCTGAATCCGACGCCGCCTGCCCCGACCCGGTGGTGGCCGAGCCAGACCCGCCAGGGCTGCACGCGAAGAGGGTTGGAACGACTACGGCGAGAGAGAGCGTCGACCGGAGTGTCATCGACCGAGACACGAGCAACCCGTGTGCCGTGTCGTCCTGCGCCCAATCGTCGCGCGTCAGCCAAAGGAGCGTCACCGCCGTGACGAAGCGAGGCTCCTGATCGCGCGGACCGTCAAGGCGTCGTCGCCTCGAGCGTCACGGTACCGCCGCGGCGACCGAGCGTGTCTACGACGACGAGGTAGGTGCCTTCGTCCACGTCAGACAGCGTGAGCTCGGCGTCGGGCGGACGCGTGTCGTCGTTGCACGCGAGCGCGGCGCCGCTTCCGCTAGCGCAACCGGGCAGCACGTACAGCACCGCGTCGACAGAGCCTTCCCCCTTCGTTCGCAACGTGATCGACGCCATCTTGGTGGGCACGGTCATCCAAAGCAGGGCCTCGGGCTTTCCGTTCCGCTCGGGTGATGCGCAACCGGCGGGCGGGTCCCACAGGCTTGCGTCCGCGGCGTCGAGGCGCATGGTGAAGGGCGCCGTCGCGTGCGCCGCCGAAGAACACCGGCTCGTCCTCAGATCTTCGCTGTCCACGCATCGATTCATTGCGGCCAGACGCCCCGGCGCGCACACGCCGCCGGGCGCGCACTCGTCAAAGCCGTCGGGGCTGCAGCGCTCCCCGAGGCCCCGCGTCACCGGCACCGACAACACGGCCAAGCGGCGCTCGGGTGCGGTGACCATGCCTCCCGCCGGCGTCACCGCAACCTGGCGCGCGATTCGTTCAAAGCCGCGCGTCGGGTTCACCTCAACGAGGAAGCCCTCCTTGTCGCGCTCGAGCACGTCGACGTCGACGGCCATGGCGTCGAGCTCGCCGTCGCCGTCGGCGTCAACCTGCGGCGACTCTCCGTCGCCATCGAAGAACTCGAGATGCAGGCGCTCGACGGTCTCGCCCGAATCCTCGCCACGAACAAGAACGCGAGGTCCCTGAGGCGTCAGCGTGTAGTGGACATCCGTGAGCCGCGGCGGCGGCGGCGGCGTCGCCGCGATAGGCCCCGCCACCGGCGGAGAGGCGCCTTCGACGCCGGCGGGCTCACGGGCCGGCCCCGCGCACGCGGCCACGACCGCCAGAACGAAGCTCGTCGAAACGGGGACGCGGGGCATCACGCGCCTCGTTGCACCTTGCATGCCGACAAAAAGCCGAAGGGCGCTGCTCGCGCAGCGCCCCGGCTCCCTCCCCTGTCTTGCCCAGCTCAGATTTCGCAGTCGGTCTTCGAGCCAGCGGAGCCCTCTCCGAAGGCGATGTCGATGCCATCGCCGCAGGTGAGCACGTTGTTCTCCGAGCCGCCGCCGCCTTCGAGCGTGTCGTCACCGGTGTCACCGTCGAGCGTGTCGTCGCCAACACCGCCGACGAGCTCGTTGGAAGACGAGTTGCCCGTCAGCGTATCGTCGCCGTCGCCACCCCAGAGGTTCTCGACGTCGCTGCCGAGGGTGTCGGACTCACCGGACTCGCCAGAGCCGGCCGTCCCGTCGAGCACCGCCGTGATGTCGTTGGTGCGACCGCTGTAGTCCACCGTGTCGGAGCCGGTCCCGCCGTTGATGACGTCATCACCGTCGGTGGCCGCCTCGGCCACGAAGACGTCGTCTCCGGCGCCACCGGTAAGCGTGTCGTCGCCGTCGCCGCCCCAAATCTTGTTGTGCGAGGTGTTGCCGGTCACCGTGTCGTCGCCGGCGCCGCACTTCACGTTCTCGACGTCAGACTTGACGTTGTCGCCTTCGCCCGACTCGCCGTCGTTGGGGTCCACGCCGTCCATCGTGACGGCCAGGTCCGCCGTGCGCGCGCTGTAGTCGACCGTGTCGACGCCCGCTCCGCCGTTGAACACGTCCGCGCCGTTCGCGACGGATCCGTCTTCCTCGTCGAAGGAGTCATCGCCATCGTCGCCGTTGAGCGTGTCGTCGCCCTCCTTCCCGCGAAGGGTGTCGGCCCCGGCCCCGCCGTTGAGCGTGTCATCTGCGCTGCTTCCCTCCAGCGTGTCGGCGCCCGCGCCGCCGTTGAAGGTGATCGCGACGGCAGCCGCCGCCGTGAAGGTGTCGTCGCCGGTGCCACCGGTCACGACCTCGAGATCGTCGGCGAGGTTGTCGGCCTCGCCGGCGAGGCCGTCGTTGGCGCCGGCTCCAAGGGTCACGGTGAGCGCCGCGGTTCGCGACGCGTAACTCACGGTATCGGTCCCTGAGCCGCCGTAGATCGACTCGCTCGGCGTCGCCAACGCGCCTTGATTGAAGGTGTCGTTGCCAGCGCTGCCGTAGACGGCGATGGGGCCCGGGAACACCGCTCCGGCCACGGAGCTGCCCGCACCCGAGTAGGTGTCCGCACCGTCGCCGAGCGAGAGCACGTAGCTCTCGATGTTCGCCGGAACGACGTCCTTGTTATTGTCCGTATTGAGCAACATGCCACCGGCGCCAAAGACGAAGCTGTCGTCGCCGGTCGTACCCTTGATGGCCAAGACGTCGGTACCAGCACCGAGATCCACGGAAATGCCGCTGGTCGTCGCCGAGCTCGTGCCGAGCGCGTAGAGGCCGTTGGTGAAGTCGAGAATGACGGTGTTTGCTCCGGTGGAACCGGTGATGGCGATCTTCTTGAGCGACGTGCTCGTCGCCAAGACGTTGCAGGCGACGCCGTTCTGGAGGATGCCCGAGTCGGCGGCGCGCTTCGAGATGATCGCCGTCTCGCCGTCGGCGAGGACCACGGTCATGAGGCCCGTCGTCGAGTTGAACGTGCAGGCCGTCGCGAGCGGCGTGAGTGACGCTTCGTCGTACGCGAGCGGGTCATCGGGGTTGGCCGTCGGCGCGGGACGCGACTGGTCGGCGCAAGCCGTGAACCCCGCCATCGCCACGACGGCATAGAGTTTCGTTGAGTTGAACCGATTGAGTCGACGATGTCGCATGTGAAACGCCTCCCTGTGAGCATGTCCACCCCGCTCTGTTGAGTGGCGGGAGCGGCAGGACTCGATGCAATGTGCCTGCCGGGTACAACGGCACGCCGCGGCGATACTTGAGCCGATGTTTTTCCACAGGCTGGCCTCCCGCCCTCGGGAGTCACGGGGCTGACGCGTCAGGATCTCGGCGACCAAACGTTGGCGCTTCGCTCCGCGCGAGACGTTGCGGCGGCTGCGCGAACGTGCGACCGGAACGCATGACGCTTCAACGGCTCACGCAGCGCTCCCTCTTGTTCGTCGCGATCTCCGCCTGCGGCGGCGCGCCGCCCGCCCCGTCGACGACGGCGACACCAGCCGCGCCCGCCAGCACGGCGGCGGGCGCCAACGCACCGCCCGCCAGCGCCGGCATGCAACCGCTCGTCGACTCTGCCGATCGCTCGCCGCAGGACCGCGCCCTCGACGCGGGGCGGAAGCCCGCCGAGCTCCTCGCTCTTCTCGGCGTCAAGCCGGGGATGCGCGTCGCCGATCTCGCCGCCGGTGGTGGCTACACGACCGAGTTGCTCGCTCGCGCCGTGGGCGAGAAGGGTGTCGTCTTCGGACAGAACAACCCGTGGGCCGTGGAGCGCTTCGCCAAGAAGCCCTGGGAAGAGCGCGTCGCCAAGCCCGTCAACAAGAACGTCGTCACCGTCGTGCGCGACTTCGAT
This region includes:
- a CDS encoding acyl-CoA dehydrogenase — encoded protein: MNRYKADIREFNFLAFEQFNLAAVLGNAPFEAWAEDTVRTSFDECYRWVKEVTGPLNAIGDAEGTRLDDKGGVVTPHGFKDAWKKLYESGWRQIGTNPEYGGAGAPHTVQVLVEELLSGSNAAFNMYPGLARGAAEVIESFGTPEQKALYCPRMYNGEWGGTMCLTEPHAGSDVGAASTKAKRNDDGSYAISGTKIFISGGDHDMASNVVHLVLARVDGAPPGTKGLTLFIVPKLRPNADGTLAESNDVAVAALEHKMGINGSSTCVLNFGDNGKCIGWPVGGEQKLNQGMPQMFRMMNGARIAVGIQGVSVASAAYLNALEYAKDRKQGAAITHWKDATAPRVSILQHVDVRRMLLDMKARVEGIRALAVKLAWHIDMNAVLKGKDETKAAYHQGQVDLLVPLVKAYGSDQAFRVCETAIQTYGGAGYTRDYPVEQYCRDSKIFSIYEGTNHIQAMDLVGRKLPQAGGANLQAFLGDIAAFVGKHSDHPSLGAGVKQLAAAQEALAGSSMKLLMWFQSGQMEMVPLYANRFLEMMSETCVAWLLLEGAVIAEEAKKKLAKEHVDFAFYTGKTHAALYYARSVLPGVEMRAKQMAVEDKSPIDIPDDAFATV
- a CDS encoding cytochrome c, giving the protein MRSVIVLALGAVVAALSACNGTGDPTGATCPPNSTLTYETFGKAFFAANCDACHGAGGDTQPRLSSQETIRRQNDDVDKAAAKGPNATNTYMPDGRSVDDEERRKLGEWLACGAP
- a CDS encoding class I SAM-dependent methyltransferase, producing MTLQRLTQRSLLFVAISACGGAPPAPSTTATPAAPASTAAGANAPPASAGMQPLVDSADRSPQDRALDAGRKPAELLALLGVKPGMRVADLAAGGGYTTELLARAVGEKGVVFGQNNPWAVERFAKKPWEERVAKPVNKNVVTVVRDFDEPLPPEAKDLDAVVFVLFYHDTVWLKVDRAKMNANIFRALKPGGAYVVVDHSGRPGTGTTESNTLHRIEEKVVRSEVEQAGFKLAVEGAFLREPSDSRDWNASPMSAGDKRGKSDRFVLKFVKP
- a CDS encoding Hsp33 family molecular chaperone HslO; translation: MKVAALSQAPREDRVYRAMTDDGAFRVVTARTTDTVRAAIEAQKAGRAGPAFADLLTGAILMRETMSPDLRVQVIMQSTDHKCSMVADAHPDGSTRGLLRASEDGTFPTAKALLQVARSVHNGGLLQGVVEVPSSGDISGALMTYMQTSEQVVSMISVGAVFAKDQLVEAGGYIVQLLPEVGRGPLMVMTERLRDFERVAELLQKGEGDPVHLASEILYGMPFSPVGDSSVRFGCNCSDERILASLASLSKADIQELYSRGEVLEMMCDYCRKEYRVEPARLKGLLATS